From a single Sporosarcina oncorhynchi genomic region:
- the gpmI gene encoding 2,3-bisphosphoglycerate-independent phosphoglycerate mutase: protein MREAPVALIILDGFGLRDEKFGNAVAQASTPNFDILWNNYPHSTLTACGEAVGLPEGQMGNSEVGHLNIGAGRIVYQSLTRVNKSIKDGDFFTNNALLGAINHVKRNGSALHLMGLVSDGGVHSHYEHLFALLRLAKMNGVEKVYIHLFLDGRDVGPKTAPAYIERTEQVLEGVGIGEIASVSGRYYAMDRDKRWDRVESAYRAIVDGIGERFHTATAGVLASYEEDIHDEFVKPFIIKKDGEPVATVNTDDAVVFFNFRPDRAIQLSRAFTDPKFDGFHTGPKQLDNLKFVSFTHYSDEVQADVVFTSDNLENTIGEVLAKNGLRQLRIAETEKYPHVTFFMSGGREEEFEGETRILIASPKVATYDLKPEMSAVEVTEALLSEIEGEKQDAIILNFANPDMVGHSGMLEPTIKAIETVDACLGRIIDALLLKGGTAIVTADHGNSDEVITLEGQPMTAHTTNPVPVIITKSDIVLREGGILSDLAPTMLKLLDIKQPEEMSGTPLF from the coding sequence ATGCGTGAAGCACCTGTCGCATTGATCATCTTGGACGGTTTCGGACTACGGGATGAGAAGTTCGGAAATGCGGTTGCGCAAGCGAGTACACCGAACTTTGATATTTTATGGAACAATTATCCGCATTCAACGTTAACTGCTTGTGGTGAAGCTGTTGGGCTGCCGGAAGGCCAAATGGGTAATTCGGAAGTCGGGCATTTGAATATTGGTGCTGGCCGTATCGTTTACCAAAGTTTGACACGCGTCAATAAATCCATCAAAGACGGTGACTTTTTCACAAATAACGCATTGCTTGGCGCCATAAATCATGTGAAACGGAACGGTTCAGCTCTCCATCTGATGGGGTTAGTGTCAGACGGCGGTGTGCATAGTCATTATGAGCATCTGTTCGCGTTGCTTCGACTCGCAAAAATGAATGGCGTCGAAAAGGTTTATATCCATCTGTTTCTAGACGGACGGGATGTAGGACCGAAAACCGCTCCAGCCTATATCGAGCGGACGGAACAAGTACTTGAAGGTGTAGGTATTGGTGAAATTGCTTCGGTGTCAGGTCGCTATTATGCTATGGACCGGGATAAAAGATGGGACCGTGTGGAAAGTGCATACCGTGCAATCGTAGATGGCATAGGAGAGCGATTCCATACCGCAACAGCAGGTGTGCTTGCGTCTTACGAAGAAGATATCCATGACGAGTTCGTAAAGCCGTTCATCATCAAGAAAGACGGTGAGCCTGTCGCAACTGTAAATACCGATGATGCTGTTGTGTTCTTCAACTTCAGACCCGATCGTGCGATTCAGCTCTCACGCGCATTCACTGATCCTAAGTTTGACGGTTTCCATACTGGACCGAAACAGCTCGACAATTTGAAGTTTGTATCCTTTACACATTACAGCGATGAAGTACAAGCTGATGTCGTATTCACATCCGATAATCTCGAAAATACAATTGGTGAAGTACTAGCGAAAAATGGTCTACGGCAACTTCGTATTGCGGAAACCGAAAAGTATCCGCATGTGACATTTTTCATGAGTGGCGGTAGAGAAGAAGAGTTCGAAGGTGAGACTAGAATTCTCATTGCCAGTCCGAAAGTCGCGACATACGATTTGAAACCGGAAATGAGTGCGGTGGAAGTGACAGAAGCGCTACTTTCGGAGATTGAGGGAGAGAAGCAAGACGCCATCATCCTCAACTTCGCAAATCCGGATATGGTCGGTCACAGCGGTATGTTGGAACCGACGATTAAGGCAATCGAAACGGTCGATGCATGCTTAGGCCGAATTATTGATGCTTTGTTGCTGAAAGGCGGAACCGCAATCGTTACGGCGGATCATGGGAATTCCGATGAAGTGATAACCCTTGAAGGACAGCCGATGACAGCTCATACGACAAATCCAGTGCCTGTCATCATTACTAAATCTGATATCGTGTTACGCGAAGGCGGCATTTTGTCAGATCTTGCACCAACGATGTTGAAGCTGTTAGATATTAAACAACCGGAAGAAATGTCCGGTACACCATTATTCTAA
- the tpiA gene encoding triose-phosphate isomerase, which produces MRKRIIAGNWKMYKTMDEAKSFVTEVNGRLPETDQVQAVICPPSLYLSELATLAEGSALQVGAQTMHDTDEGAFTGEVSPKMLAALSIPFVILGHSERRQYFNETDESVNKKVLAAFSHQLTPIVCVGESLEQREEGKTVETVATQVKKAFQDVHADQAKQAIIAYEPVWAIGTGKTATAEDANEVCKEIRAEIGKLYDEQTASAVRIQYGGSVKPSNLAELLSMDHIDGALVGGASLDANSFVEMIEVASHA; this is translated from the coding sequence TTGCGGAAACGAATCATAGCTGGAAATTGGAAAATGTATAAAACGATGGATGAAGCGAAAAGTTTTGTGACGGAAGTGAACGGGAGACTGCCTGAAACGGATCAAGTCCAAGCAGTCATTTGTCCGCCATCACTCTATTTGTCTGAGTTAGCAACGTTAGCTGAAGGCTCGGCCCTTCAAGTCGGTGCGCAAACGATGCATGACACGGATGAAGGTGCCTTCACAGGCGAAGTGAGCCCGAAAATGCTGGCGGCACTTTCGATTCCATTTGTTATCTTAGGGCATTCTGAACGACGTCAATATTTCAATGAAACAGATGAATCCGTCAACAAAAAAGTGCTTGCTGCATTTTCGCATCAATTAACACCAATCGTTTGTGTAGGTGAAAGCCTTGAACAACGTGAAGAAGGCAAAACTGTCGAGACGGTTGCAACACAAGTGAAGAAAGCGTTTCAAGATGTACATGCTGATCAGGCAAAGCAGGCCATCATCGCCTATGAACCTGTCTGGGCAATCGGCACAGGTAAGACGGCGACTGCGGAAGATGCCAATGAAGTTTGCAAAGAGATCCGCGCTGAAATCGGCAAGCTCTATGATGAGCAGACAGCATCTGCCGTGCGTATTCAATATGGTGGAAGTGTCAAACCGTCCAATCTTGCAGAATTGCTGTCGATGGATCATATTGACGGAGCATTAGTTGGTGGGGCAAGCCTTGACGCAAATTCTTTCGTGGAAATGATCGAGGTTGCAAGCCATGCGTGA